The genomic window ttgaaaataacacaacttgcctGTGTGTTTGATGCAGTATTAGAGCAGCTACATTGACAGGATGGCAGGCGAATGTAGACTACAATTTGAAGAGTTGTTTTTATTCTGCAGTTTTACATTTAAGTGAGCCTGGAGTCTCCGGGCCCACAATGctcgagggagggagaggagagacagacgaGGCTGATGCACATTTTGACTGTGACTGTACAAAACGAGAGAACAGAGCAATGTAAAGACCTTttgttaggttttttttttttgtaaatgttcCTGCAGTGGGCCGGTATATTGTTCCTCACTAACATTTCTTGCAactctttttttgtattttccaTGTGCAGactgtaaataaaaacaataaagtgttGGGGCAGAGACATTTTTATCTGGAACACCCATTCTGGTAATGGCTTATTTTTTAACTTAATCTATTAAAGCAATACAACAACATATTGTTATTAACAACAAACATCGCCTTTTCACTTTCAATTTAATGATAACAAGCAGAGAATGTCAGTTGTCAACACTGTATGCTGTTAAATATCTACTTTGAAATGCCTGCTTCAGGCTGTGTAATAGTCTAAAAGTGGTAGTAATGACTCAATATAACCCTACACCTTtaatttgtatgtttgtattggTCAGAATAAAATCCTTGAATAACTTTGAAAGGCTGGTTAATTTTAATATGAAATATGACAATGTTTTCCCTCATTCTATTGTGATGGTCACTTAATCCCTTCATGGCTTTATTTTAGGGATGACCCTGACATAGTTTTCATCACTTGGTAACTGATTAAACAAAATAGTATGACTGATACAGAGAGAACAAAATgttgatggggtgtgtgtggggggggctgtctgaATGATCCATACTGCTACTCACAGATATCAAGTCCAGTTATTTCTTCCTACTCACGTCCAAAGCACACATTGAAATACTAAACTTTGAAATAGTAACATACTCATTTTAGAATCAAAAGTCTTGTATCAAAGAATGACTTTTCTATCACCAGGTAAGTCATTTTAATTTCAATTGGTCCTAACCAttgtttcttctttcttttatttattttttttttttgagataTGCCGTTGACTTCAAAACGTCCTAGATTATATGATGATAATTTCAACGCAAttaatgaggggggggggggtgctgtgcATTGCAAATGCTGTCATTTACTTACAACAGTAGCTGTTATTTCAGTCACAGATATATCTGTATTGACAGGTATGCTGATGATTTGGCTATGTTTGATTACCTCTCCAGTACAAGGACATGTTGTTTCAGGTTAGATGTCACTCTTGCCATTATAATATAATGTATGGAAACCATAAACTCCCATTTTGAATTAATTTGAAATTGCATTTTCTAGATTGTGATCCTGCCGTTTTTATCTTGTTGGGATCCGAAGCGTCAGTTCCTGGCTGGGTCGGGTCATCCGTCACCTTACCCTGTCGTCTTTCTCCTGCCATCAGTGCAGTATCATTTGAGGTGCGCTGGTACCAGCCCAACGGGTTTGACCACCCAGTTCTGCTCTACAAGGACCAGCATATCCAGCAGCAGGCCGCCGACCCTCAGTACACGGGTACTCGAGCGTCTCTGGTTGGGAACCTGGAGAACGGGAACGTCTCCCTGAAACTGGAGAACCTCACTCTGGCAGACAGAGGAGAGTACATGTGCTACGTAGAGAGTGATGTCTGGTACGATATGGCCAAGGTCAACGTAACAGTGAAAGGTAGGTGCCATGTAAAAAAAAGGCTTTAAAAAGGCGTATCTGATATCCCCCTTTGTGTCATTCATACAATATTTCAAGGTTCACGTAACAGTGAAAGGTAGGTgccatgtaaaaaaaaaggcGTATCTGATATCCCCCTTTGAGTCATTCATACAGTATTTCAATATTGATACTGCTTACGTTAGCTACTGCTTACATCACCTGTTTTGTAGGTGCCATGTTAAAAAAAGGCTTTAAAAAGGCATATGTGATATCCCCCTTTGAGTCATTCATACAATATTTCAATATTGATACTGCTTACGTTAGCTACTGCTTACATCGCCTGTTTCAATAGTGATACTGCTTACATTAGCTACTGCTTACATGTTTTGTTGCTCTGCTAGTAGTGGGAGATATTCCTGTGATGTCATTTAGTGATGCTGATGAAAGCGGTCAGGTGACTGTTACCTGTGTGTCCGATGGCTGGTCTCCTGAACCCTCTCTCTACTGGGCACTTGGAAATGTACACGTACCATCTAGAAACCATCTCTTCATCACAGGTAAGCATATCTacatattagggctgtcaaaataactgattaattttgattaattaatttgagaaaaaataactgattaaaaaaaataaagcagattaatcgattccctatgacctttgacccagaGCCGTTAGTCAGTAacaattagactgtaaaatgaaggagagagatgaaaatgTGCTGcttagatcattgattggaacatttacttttaaaaaacgcctgatggtgttgataaaaataaagtgttgattaaaataaagtcctctacaatgtctgcagcaaggaatttgcatatcaccggtgtcaaaatagtgttgacattgaggggagtgttcatttattttcattgtgtcccctaggttatatctgtggcctgaaatgccttgtatgtaaaaaaaaagttcttcccgaagcacttttgaatttatttcctcagcatattaggtcatatcatagattattatggccattatttgaacagtgaaagtaataataaaagtatttttaaaattgaatgtcactaatgctgattattcaatgattcatttaaatttaaatatttaaaaaactTTCAgcgcaaaaattatatatgcaattaatttagattaattaatcacagagtatgtaattaattagattaattgttttaatcgattgacagccctactacATATACAACTATATTAATCATTTCTATGAGAACTGAACATGCATGATCTCCAATGTGCTTGTGGACAAATCCTTCTGTTTTGTTCTGCCTGGGCTTTGCATGAGCAGCCAacatgtgtgctgtatgtgtaacATTATTATGAATGCAGCTAGTAAGATCATATCATACATAAATACTTTGCTTGAGCAGCCAacatgtgtgctgtatgtgtaatATTATTATGAATGCAGCTAGTAAGATCATATCATACATAAATACTTGCAATTGTGTTACGCATTGCGTATAACTGGGATATAGCGTTATCCAACTATGTTGCAGCAACCAATGTGGTACGTAATCACAACATTGCCACAACGTAATAGTGTTAGGTGGGATGTGCTTTTACTATTTTAACCACACAGTTCCATCTTTCAGAAAATTATGGTTTGCGTGAGTTATTGGCTACTTGTCTCTTCCTGATTTGTGATCAGATACTGTAGTAATTGTAGAATTAAACTACAAGCAGTGAACAGGTGATGAGCAGACCTTTccactatactgtatgtgtgtatctctcaGGTGATGATGGTTTGGTGAGAGTGAGCTCCTGGCTGCTGGTCTCCCCCTCTGAGTCTGAGTGGGTCTCCTGCTCTGTGGGTCTGTCTGAtcaggacaggagagagagcagaatagCACCACACTCCCACAATTGTGAGTATTTAAAGAGGCCCTAAGGAGATTTGGGGTTTAAGGGGTTATACCGTACtatatacattgattttgctaaatttcttcagctatgaggttaatacgcGAGGGCAATTAATATGGTATTATATGaaatttgtttcttttaacatcGCATAAAACTGCcctgtggcttatacacaaCGCGGCTAATACAGGAAATGACTGTAATCATGTATTATTTATCTTTCCAGACATGCAAGCTATCAACAATGCGCCCCCGTACCATCACAGATGCAGACCTTTGAGCTGTGCACTAATAGCAAGTTGGACGATCCTTCTCTTCAATCTGGACAGTTTCCTAATATTATTATGATTTTTGATTGGTTTAATACCGTTTTTTGGGGTCTAATCATTAGTTATGAAAATGGTTTTCTGTAGTAGTTCACAACATTTCCCTTGTTCCAGCTCTTTGAGAAGTTTTGCTAgcttcaaatacaaaatagttgTATATTTTTCATAATAGTAAAATTGATCAGTTTCAACATGTTATATGTTGTTTATGTTGTTCATGAGTTGATATTATTTGCACaccatcacattctgttttcatttgtaTTGTACCTAACATTTTTGGGAATTGGGATACAACCAAAATATAATATGCtatttgggttgcactctgtgctaAGAAAAGCACTGATACCTGCTTGATTTTAGATTATTTTTAGTAGTACTAGCAgcatttgtaggctactgattTATTATTTTACTTCTTTGGTCTAGTTTTGTTAACTGATTACTTCTGTATTACCggtattattgttttatttcctctgcttgttttgttttgtcttaatgtacagcactttggtcaactgCTGTTGTATAATAAAAGTGTCGTTTAAATAACTTGGGTGCCTCACTTGCATCTAAcacattgttttctttttttcttaattTGTGTAGCATTTTCATTGACTCTTTAttgctttttaatgtcatcaAAATGTATGAATTTCACCATTAAATGACTTTGAATCAGTAAAAGTGTAGCCTATTCACTTTCAAAACATCAAATTCAATTCATGCAATTCACTATAGCAACAACACTGATGACTGATTGAAACTGATGACTGCTTTTCAGTGGTATATTCTATTCATTTTATAATTCAGACTTCTTGGTTGTATCAACTATTTGACATCTTGAACCTAACCTACTTATCTGCCTGTTCTTCCGCTGAATGACAATGGTCCTCTCTTTGTACTCATTGCATGCTGAAGGCCATTGGACCAGCCAGTGCTAACCAACTGAAACACTGTCTCTTTTTCACACTCAGGACCCTGAAAGACAAGTGTAATAAAAGTGAAATTGAATATCAAAAACACATGATGTCATTGTTATGAGATTGGACcagaaatataataataatatatatatatatatatatatatatatatatatatatatatatatatatatatatatatatatatatatatatataaatataatgtaaTCTAATATAagataatacattttattattattattattattattattattattattactactacaacTGGCTACAACACCCGTACCAAATATGGGTCCAAGTACTGGGGACTCAAGTCTAGCCCAGGtaatttcccgatcccaccctgtctctcttctactcacttcctgtcagtatctcactgtcctatcaaaaataaaggcaaaaggccacaaaaacaaatatttcattaaaaaaaaaacatcttgctgGGGGTTCTCTAGTTTGGAATTCTTTGAAAGGTGTCACTATTGTTGATGCTCTGAAATAGAGAGTCTAACAGCTTTTTTGGTAATTAACTTCTCTCACTGCAACAAAGAATACTTTTTTGTACATTTGTCAGCAGAGGAACTGGTTTCATTCCTCTCCAGAGCTACATTTTCCTCCTACAATTACAAACTGTTCTTGCTGCCTACAATTCCATACCTGCTTGTCCTTGCTGGGTTTGCCTTGGCTATTGTCTGAGCTGTGTAGGCCTTTACTTGTActctgcccatgtgtgtgtgtccttccctCTGTTGGCCTGTAGGTGGGGATGTGGAGCTCTTAGCTGTGGGCTAATAAGGAGGACtgtatatgaagagtttggttccaaaacgctatatctccattttttaaaactttaaaaagtcatgttatttaattatgtatttcaggtaatatcaattaacttgctgttttgttgttttgattaagtaaagatatatcaaataCCCATAACCtattacagttctactgaaattacttgaaaaTGATTCATGAAAATTCACTAAGAATGGTGgctatagcgttttggaaccaaactctatacatatacagtgctgtgcataagttaaagGAATTAAAAATAGCTCCACCATTCACCATAcccatttcagttagcctatagctggtttgatttgcattgagagatgatcttatggaaagtaccccatgccaatatCTAGGTACAGTATGgcgaagggtatgtgatgatgtggggctattttaattgttTTTATTCCAAAGGCCAACGCAACTTCAttaggatgcatagtatcctggatccatgaaataactggcctttaaaaataaaattctgcctgcctctatgggaatttagcATAGGGGTGTgcttacttatgccccctgtattttaaggaagaacatttattcatttatgatacattattcattcacaaagaaaattggtgtccttaaaggttggatttatcctcattttttttaaatgaaggtgttaagatcaatttccaaaagatgattttgtattattctttttagtcaactttagcatgggtatctgtatacacagacaaaatatGCCATTAGTCACTGATTTATAACTAGAATGGATGATTCAATCAGATGATTCAGGTATGTTATTTTGTATGTTTATTATAACATCATCTGAAATTGCTACAGTTTTCATAGACATTGGATTCACAATGATGCAGCAGCAAGGGGTTCTTTTTCACATTTCTGTGCTGCAACTGACCTTGAAAAAATGCCTGTGGCATCGCCTGATGAACAAAGAGTTAACTATTCTTGAAACAGATGACAaaacatgataaaaaaaaaagatacactgagaaaaaaaatgaaaatgtctgAATACCTACTGGGTAAAGTAAATTCACTCTCTCAGGACAGAATACAATTGTACTGTTTTTAAGGGACCATTTTCACATCAACAGATCTCCCAATTATTGCTTTATCTAGGTAAGTCGACCAAGGTAGTTAAACTATAAGTGTTTTCACTGTTTTACATATTGATTTGATTACCACATTTTAAAGTCCTTTCTGATGATTActatttaacccttaaaggtgtaggtttttgaacattctaagttccgcaacaattgaaggttctaaaattctatgttgaattcaatgaacccagatattctttagaatgttcatttctcaacattcccgtcacaccggtgtgacggcactcctttaagggttaattatTTACAGTCATGTCGCTGACTAGGAAACAGCAGTGCTTAGGGGGTGACTGGTTTGTTACATTTAGTATATGATACTCAGACTTTTCCATATATGTTATTATTTCACTGAAATATACAGAGTGTAGATAACATAATTATGAAGTGAACCCTTTAACAGGACTGCTGACATGGCTATGTGTGATTGTCTCTACTCAACATGGACAACAAGCTCATGCAAGTTTAGAAAATGATTCAGATTTTAT from Alosa sapidissima isolate fAloSap1 chromosome 9, fAloSap1.pri, whole genome shotgun sequence includes these protein-coding regions:
- the LOC121719576 gene encoding butyrophilin subfamily 1 member A1-like isoform X1 encodes the protein MTFLSPGMLMIWLCLITSPVQGHVVSDCDPAVFILLGSEASVPGWVGSSVTLPCRLSPAISAVSFEVRWYQPNGFDHPVLLYKDQHIQQQAADPQYTGTRASLVGNLENGNVSLKLENLTLADRGEYMCYVESDVWYDMAKVNVTVKVVGDIPVMSFSDADESGQVTVTCVSDGWSPEPSLYWALGNVHVPSRNHLFITGDDGLVRVSSWLLVSPSESEWVSCSVGLSDQDRRESRIAPHSHNYMQAINNAPPYHHRCRPLSCALIASWTILLFNLDSFLILL
- the LOC121719576 gene encoding butyrophilin subfamily 1 member A1-like isoform X2; amino-acid sequence: MTFLSPDCDPAVFILLGSEASVPGWVGSSVTLPCRLSPAISAVSFEVRWYQPNGFDHPVLLYKDQHIQQQAADPQYTGTRASLVGNLENGNVSLKLENLTLADRGEYMCYVESDVWYDMAKVNVTVKVVGDIPVMSFSDADESGQVTVTCVSDGWSPEPSLYWALGNVHVPSRNHLFITGDDGLVRVSSWLLVSPSESEWVSCSVGLSDQDRRESRIAPHSHNYMQAINNAPPYHHRCRPLSCALIASWTILLFNLDSFLILL